A part of Citrifermentans bremense genomic DNA contains:
- the selB gene encoding selenocysteine-specific translation elongation factor produces the protein MKHLILGTAGHIDHGKTSLVKALTGVDTDRLKEEKARGITIELGFAHLELPGELRFGIVDVPGHERFVRTMVAGVGGMDLVLLVIAADEGIMPQTREHLEICQLLGVKRGIVVLTKRDMVEPDWLDLVTEEVREYLAESFLADAPIVAVSSRTGDGIEALKAELTRMAGEIEQKRVDSPFRLPVDRVFTVTGFGTVVTGTLLSGSVSVGDEVEILPSGIACRVRGVQSFGSKVEKGGAGERLAVNLQGVDHTDVERGDVVVPKGLYKPTSAVDVRLNYLASAGKELKHRATVRLHSATYEVPAKVILFDRDALQPGESAYVQLRLSRPVLLLPGDPFVLRTYSPQATLGGGTVLDPAPPRRRRRSAEALELLAAAESGADQERIRLLVESSLLSGISVQEMVNRSGMSAKRIEAALSPLLSSGAVLQVVKEPRIFLGKDAFAQLKQKLSEELRDYLEENPMYEGIGKEELKSRIPKRSDPRFFGPVLASMEKDGQALSDRDLVKLPGRKVGVTQDQASVQATLEEALKKGWFEAPTLKELCDLLGCTEKQVLDHANLLAREGRVAKIKGDIFYAPGAVAELREKLVAHLKEKGEITPPEFREITGLSRKFMIPLLEYFDSEKLTIRMGDKRILRKG, from the coding sequence ATGAAGCATCTTATTCTCGGCACTGCCGGACACATAGACCATGGCAAGACCTCGCTGGTGAAGGCGCTGACCGGCGTCGACACCGACCGTCTCAAGGAGGAAAAGGCCCGCGGCATCACCATCGAGCTCGGCTTTGCCCACCTGGAGCTGCCGGGAGAGCTCCGTTTCGGCATCGTCGACGTGCCGGGGCACGAGAGGTTCGTGCGCACCATGGTCGCCGGGGTGGGGGGAATGGACCTGGTGCTCCTGGTCATCGCAGCCGACGAGGGGATCATGCCACAGACCCGCGAGCACCTGGAGATCTGCCAGCTCCTGGGGGTGAAGCGCGGCATCGTGGTCCTCACCAAGAGGGACATGGTGGAGCCGGACTGGCTCGACCTGGTGACCGAGGAGGTGCGCGAGTATCTTGCCGAAAGCTTCCTAGCGGATGCCCCCATCGTCGCCGTTTCTTCCCGGACCGGCGACGGGATAGAGGCGCTGAAGGCCGAGTTGACCAGGATGGCGGGAGAGATCGAGCAGAAGCGGGTCGACTCCCCTTTCCGCCTCCCGGTGGACCGCGTCTTCACCGTGACCGGTTTCGGTACCGTCGTCACCGGGACCCTTTTGTCAGGCTCGGTATCGGTCGGGGACGAGGTGGAGATACTCCCCTCCGGTATCGCCTGCCGCGTGCGCGGCGTGCAGTCCTTCGGCTCCAAGGTGGAGAAGGGGGGAGCGGGGGAGAGGCTGGCGGTCAACCTGCAGGGGGTGGATCACACGGACGTGGAGCGCGGCGACGTGGTCGTCCCCAAGGGGCTCTACAAGCCGACGAGCGCCGTCGACGTCAGGCTCAATTACCTGGCCTCCGCTGGAAAGGAGCTGAAGCACCGCGCTACCGTCAGGCTGCATTCGGCGACCTACGAGGTTCCAGCCAAGGTCATCCTTTTCGACCGGGACGCGCTGCAGCCTGGGGAGAGCGCCTACGTGCAGCTGCGCCTCTCCAGGCCGGTGCTTTTGCTGCCGGGGGACCCGTTCGTGCTCCGCACCTATTCACCCCAGGCGACCCTCGGTGGGGGGACTGTCCTCGACCCCGCGCCGCCTAGAAGGCGCAGGCGCTCCGCCGAGGCGCTGGAGCTTCTGGCCGCGGCCGAGTCCGGGGCGGACCAGGAGCGGATCCGGCTCCTGGTGGAGTCGTCGCTTTTGTCGGGGATCTCGGTGCAGGAGATGGTGAACCGCTCCGGGATGTCTGCAAAGAGAATCGAGGCGGCCCTGTCGCCCCTCCTCTCCAGCGGCGCCGTGCTCCAGGTGGTGAAAGAACCTCGCATCTTCCTGGGGAAGGACGCCTTTGCCCAATTGAAGCAGAAGCTCTCAGAAGAACTGCGCGACTACCTGGAAGAGAACCCGATGTACGAGGGGATTGGGAAGGAAGAGCTCAAGTCACGGATACCGAAGCGGAGTGACCCCCGTTTCTTTGGGCCGGTCTTGGCTAGCATGGAGAAGGATGGGCAGGCGCTATCGGACCGGGATCTGGTCAAGCTCCCCGGGCGCAAGGTTGGCGTGACCCAGGACCAGGCGAGCGTCCAGGCGACGCTGGAGGAGGCGCTGAAAAAGGGGTGGTTCGAGGCTCCCACCCTGAAGGAGTTATGCGACCTGCTTGGCTGCACGGAAAAGCAGGTGCTCGATCACGCGAACCTACTAGCCCGCGAAGGAAGGGTGGCGAAGATCAAGGGAGATATCTTCTATGCTCCCGGGGCCGTCGCGGAGTTGCGCGAGAAGCTCGTCGCCCATCTGAAGGAAAAAGGGGAGATCACCCCTCCGGAGTTTCGCGAGATCACAGGTCTCAGCCGCAAGTTCATGATTCCGCTTCTGGAATACTTCGACAGCGAGAAGCTCACCATCCGGATGGGGGACAAGAGGATATTGCGGAAGGGATAA
- a CDS encoding hydrogenase iron-sulfur subunit: MHAEAKQHDFEPKIVAFVCTWCTYAGADLAGTSRMQYPANVRVLKFPCTGRIDPVFILRAFQKGADGVLVSGCHPGDCHYMAGNFHARRRFAAFRALLDFVGVDLHRLQFSWVSAAEGGKWVEVVTELTERVRAMGPMLEFKSLEHEEQWSAFQALADVPGVVNTPELKEAYDKI; encoded by the coding sequence ATGCACGCTGAAGCTAAACAGCACGATTTCGAGCCGAAGATTGTCGCTTTCGTCTGCACCTGGTGCACCTACGCCGGCGCGGACCTGGCCGGCACCAGCCGAATGCAGTACCCGGCCAACGTACGGGTGCTCAAGTTCCCCTGCACCGGCCGCATCGATCCGGTCTTCATCCTGCGCGCCTTCCAGAAAGGGGCGGACGGGGTGCTGGTCTCGGGGTGCCATCCCGGCGACTGCCACTACATGGCCGGCAACTTCCACGCCCGGCGACGCTTTGCCGCATTCCGCGCCCTGCTCGATTTCGTGGGGGTTGACCTGCACCGGCTTCAGTTCTCCTGGGTCTCCGCAGCCGAGGGGGGGAAATGGGTCGAGGTGGTGACCGAACTGACCGAAAGGGTGCGTGCCATGGGGCCGATGCTGGAGTTCAAATCGCTGGAGCACGAGGAGCAGTGGTCTGCCTTTCAAGCCCTGGCTGACGTACCCGGCGTGGTGAACACGCCTGAACTGAAAGAGGCCTACGACAAAATATGA
- a CDS encoding ABC transporter ATP-binding protein codes for MRTCSGAYLGGALLLVGTNLCGLAIPWLLKLSIEELQQPASGRFTPGQYGAMIAAAAVGQGIIRVFSRTTLLNAGRRIEYLLREDLYGKLLTLDRTYFSNWRTGDILSRLANDLTNVRMLLGFGVLSVLNTFIVYTAALILLTRISPFLTICAVAPFPLMIFIVKKLSASMFRTSKRMQEALSRLTTRVEENVSAAAVVKAYCREEGEIETFRHACDDYSDASMAVAKIRGLMLPIMASTGALGTLIILFVGGAQVVSGELTLGGFVAFNGYLAMLVWPTIMLGWILNLVQRGAASMARLGEILNAKAEVVEPSEPIDPGEIRGEVEFRNLTFSYGTTEMLRGITLKIPAGSRLGIVGVVGSGKSTLVRMIPRLFPVPDGTVFIDGIDLNRISLEKIRAAVGFVPQEGFLFSRSIAENIAYGKPGAGREEIERAVRIAGLAGDIARFPQGLETLVGERGVTLSGGQRQRVSIARALLKEPSILVLDDPLSAVDADTEEEILSALSGYYGERTVLIVSHRLSPLRGCDQIIVLEQGAIVEQGSHEELLDLGGRYAAIHKEEQLKAEIERL; via the coding sequence GTGCGGACCTGCAGCGGGGCCTACTTGGGCGGCGCGCTGCTGCTTGTTGGCACCAACCTGTGCGGGCTTGCCATTCCCTGGCTATTGAAACTCTCCATAGAGGAGTTGCAGCAGCCCGCCTCAGGCCGCTTCACCCCCGGGCAGTACGGCGCCATGATCGCGGCTGCCGCCGTGGGCCAGGGGATCATTCGTGTTTTCTCGCGCACGACCCTCTTGAACGCGGGGCGCCGCATCGAGTACCTATTGCGCGAGGACCTTTACGGCAAGCTGTTGACGCTGGACCGCACCTATTTCTCCAACTGGCGCACCGGGGACATCCTTTCCCGGCTGGCAAACGACCTCACCAACGTCAGGATGCTCCTTGGTTTCGGTGTGCTGAGCGTGCTGAACACCTTCATCGTCTACACCGCGGCCCTGATCCTCTTGACCCGCATCTCCCCTTTTCTCACCATCTGCGCCGTAGCGCCTTTCCCCTTGATGATCTTCATCGTGAAGAAGCTTAGCGCCTCGATGTTCAGGACCTCGAAGCGCATGCAGGAGGCCCTTTCCAGGCTGACCACGCGGGTGGAGGAAAACGTCTCCGCGGCCGCGGTGGTGAAAGCGTATTGTCGCGAGGAGGGGGAGATCGAGACCTTCCGGCACGCCTGTGACGACTACAGCGACGCGAGCATGGCGGTTGCCAAGATCAGGGGGCTGATGCTCCCGATAATGGCCTCGACCGGCGCCTTGGGCACCCTCATCATCCTTTTCGTCGGGGGCGCGCAGGTGGTGAGCGGCGAGCTGACCCTGGGCGGCTTCGTCGCCTTCAACGGCTACCTCGCGATGCTGGTGTGGCCCACCATCATGCTGGGATGGATCCTGAACCTGGTGCAGAGGGGGGCCGCCTCTATGGCCCGACTGGGCGAGATCCTCAACGCAAAGGCAGAGGTGGTCGAACCGTCGGAGCCGATCGATCCCGGCGAGATCAGGGGAGAGGTTGAGTTTCGGAACCTCACCTTCTCCTACGGCACGACAGAGATGCTGCGCGGCATAACCCTCAAAATACCGGCCGGATCGCGGTTAGGCATCGTCGGAGTGGTGGGAAGCGGCAAGTCCACCCTGGTCAGGATGATCCCCAGGCTCTTCCCGGTCCCCGACGGCACCGTCTTCATCGACGGCATCGACCTGAACCGGATCTCCCTGGAGAAGATCCGCGCCGCGGTAGGCTTCGTGCCGCAGGAAGGTTTCCTCTTCTCGCGCAGCATCGCCGAGAACATCGCCTACGGAAAGCCGGGGGCGGGGCGGGAAGAAATCGAGCGGGCCGTGAGGATAGCGGGGCTCGCCGGGGACATTGCGCGTTTTCCCCAAGGGTTGGAGACCCTGGTGGGGGAAAGGGGAGTGACCCTTTCCGGTGGGCAGCGCCAGAGGGTCTCCATAGCGCGCGCTCTCTTGAAGGAGCCGAGCATCCTGGTGCTGGACGATCCGCTTTCCGCGGTCGACGCCGATACCGAGGAAGAGATATTGTCGGCACTTTCCGGGTATTACGGCGAGCGGACCGTGCTGATCGTTTCGCACCGGCTTTCCCCCCTGCGTGGGTGCGACCAGATCATCGTTCTCGAGCAGGGGGCGATCGTCGAGCAGGGAAGCCACGAGGAGCTGCTGGATCTCGGCGGGCGCTACGCCGCAATCCACAAGGAAGAGCAGTTGAAGGCGGAGATAGAGAGGCTTTAG
- a CDS encoding ABC transporter ATP-binding protein: protein MHFGGIYEDEIVGKMYDRRLMGRFFPYLLPYRRLIAAALILLPFVAAAKLVQPWILKLAIDDHITKGAMAGLPSLAGLFLGVILAESLLMFAQVYLLQYVGQKVMYDIRVQLFSHLQRLSARFFDRTPVGSLVSRLTSDIEVLGEMFAAGIVTVVGDILVLAGIVGIMLFMNVKLSLVTFSVLPFLLWTAFAFRKWMRAAFRQVRARQSNLSAFLTESIGGMAVVQLFNRERDEAREFRRLNTAYMESNLPVITWDAALYAVVETLSSVAVALIIWYGGGEIVRGTLSFGALVAFIQYIERFFSPIRDLSAKYSVMQGAMASLERIFTLLDNQALEPALLAEGAADAEKEKGAPCQAAPDEVGSSICFNDVWFAYNEDAYVLKGFSLQMKRGEKVALVGETGGGKTTVTRLLSRLYDVNRGSITVDGADIREIPLKTLRKRIGVVLQDPYLFSGTIAYNISLGDPEALKRVEQAAAVVGADRFINELPNGFEEEVRERGVNFSAGERQLISFARAVAFDPDILVLDEATASVDTASERLIQRGLEGLMQGRTTLVVAHRLSTIRDADRIVVIHHGEKMEEGSHAELMEAKGLYYRLYQLQFKD from the coding sequence ATGCACTTCGGCGGGATCTACGAGGACGAGATAGTCGGCAAGATGTACGACCGGCGGCTGATGGGGCGCTTCTTCCCCTACCTGCTGCCGTATCGCCGTCTCATCGCGGCCGCGCTCATACTCCTCCCCTTCGTGGCGGCGGCAAAACTGGTCCAGCCCTGGATCCTCAAGCTGGCCATCGACGACCACATCACCAAGGGGGCGATGGCCGGGCTCCCGTCGCTGGCGGGCCTTTTTCTCGGCGTCATCCTCGCAGAATCGCTCCTCATGTTCGCCCAGGTCTATCTCTTACAGTACGTGGGACAGAAGGTGATGTACGACATCCGGGTGCAGCTCTTCTCGCACCTCCAGCGCCTCTCGGCACGCTTCTTCGACCGGACCCCGGTCGGGAGCCTCGTCTCCAGGCTTACCAGCGACATCGAGGTGCTGGGAGAGATGTTCGCGGCGGGAATCGTCACCGTAGTGGGGGACATACTGGTGCTGGCGGGGATCGTCGGCATCATGCTCTTCATGAACGTGAAGCTTTCGCTGGTCACCTTCTCGGTGCTCCCTTTCCTGCTCTGGACCGCCTTCGCCTTCAGGAAATGGATGCGCGCGGCCTTCAGGCAGGTGCGGGCCAGGCAGAGCAACCTGAGTGCCTTCCTCACCGAGAGCATCGGCGGCATGGCGGTGGTCCAGCTGTTCAACCGAGAGAGGGACGAGGCGCGGGAATTCCGCAGGCTGAACACGGCCTACATGGAATCGAACCTCCCGGTGATCACCTGGGACGCGGCGCTCTACGCGGTGGTGGAGACCCTCTCCTCGGTAGCGGTGGCGCTCATCATCTGGTACGGCGGAGGGGAGATCGTCAGGGGGACCCTTTCCTTCGGCGCCCTGGTAGCCTTCATACAGTACATCGAGCGCTTCTTCTCGCCGATCCGGGACCTTTCTGCGAAATACTCGGTGATGCAGGGGGCGATGGCGTCCCTGGAGCGGATCTTCACGCTTTTGGACAACCAGGCGCTGGAGCCGGCACTGCTCGCTGAGGGAGCCGCCGACGCGGAAAAAGAAAAGGGAGCCCCCTGCCAGGCGGCGCCGGACGAGGTCGGGAGCAGCATCTGTTTCAACGACGTCTGGTTCGCCTACAACGAGGACGCTTACGTGCTCAAAGGCTTCTCCCTGCAGATGAAGCGTGGCGAGAAGGTCGCGCTGGTCGGGGAGACCGGGGGCGGCAAGACCACGGTGACGCGCCTTCTCTCCCGGCTCTACGACGTGAACCGCGGCTCGATAACGGTCGACGGAGCAGACATCAGGGAGATCCCGCTGAAGACCCTGCGAAAGCGGATCGGGGTTGTGCTGCAGGATCCCTACCTCTTTTCCGGGACCATCGCCTACAACATATCGCTGGGCGACCCGGAGGCGCTGAAGCGCGTGGAACAGGCAGCGGCGGTGGTCGGCGCGGACCGCTTCATCAACGAGCTTCCCAACGGGTTCGAGGAGGAGGTGCGGGAGCGCGGGGTGAACTTCTCGGCCGGGGAGCGGCAGCTGATTTCCTTCGCCCGCGCGGTGGCCTTCGACCCCGACATACTGGTGCTGGACGAGGCTACGGCGAGCGTGGACACGGCGAGCGAGCGCCTGATCCAGCGGGGGCTTGAGGGGCTGATGCAGGGAAGGACCACGCTGGTCGTGGCGCACCGGCTCTCCACCATCCGCGACGCCGACCGCATCGTGGTCATCCATCATGGCGAAAAGATGGAAGAAGGGAGCCACGCGGAACTGATGGAGGCCAAAGGGCTCTACTACCGGCTCTACCAGCTGCAGTTCAAGGATTAG
- a CDS encoding 4Fe-4S dicluster domain-containing protein, translating to MKNKLMHLSNETMNVGFVKKVEALSGSSVRRCFQCGKCSAGCPMSAFMEHPPNRIVRLLQLGQGQRVLAGRSIWYCASCETCTTRCPNKVDLAAIMDALRKLSWDADGPSKESYVQLANRLFIENIRTYGRQYELRLGAAFNMKSGQFLKDLMLGPKLISKGKLKMFHSKNKNIGEIEAIFKRIEEMRKKGEAL from the coding sequence GTGAAAAACAAGTTGATGCACCTGTCGAACGAAACCATGAACGTCGGTTTCGTGAAAAAGGTGGAGGCGCTTTCCGGCAGCTCGGTGCGGCGCTGTTTCCAGTGCGGCAAGTGCTCCGCCGGCTGCCCGATGTCGGCATTCATGGAGCATCCCCCCAACCGGATCGTCCGGCTGCTGCAGCTGGGGCAGGGACAGCGCGTGCTGGCCGGCCGCTCCATCTGGTACTGCGCCTCCTGCGAGACCTGCACCACCCGCTGCCCAAACAAGGTGGACTTGGCAGCCATCATGGACGCCCTGAGAAAGCTCTCCTGGGACGCCGACGGCCCCTCCAAGGAGAGCTACGTGCAGCTCGCCAACCGGCTCTTCATCGAGAACATCCGCACCTACGGCAGGCAGTACGAGCTGAGGCTCGGCGCCGCGTTCAACATGAAGAGCGGCCAGTTCCTCAAAGACCTGATGCTCGGGCCGAAGCTGATCTCCAAGGGAAAGCTCAAGATGTTCCATTCCAAGAACAAGAACATCGGTGAGATCGAGGCGATCTTCAAGAGGATCGAGGAGATGCGCAAGAAAGGAGAGGCGCTGTGA
- a CDS encoding 4Fe-4S dicluster domain-containing protein: MNAKANKNQGSCIEPSYYQAVTKAIRTQAVQILKEGTVAGLVGYLPGRRKGTARPALITTPEEAEKLIFSPACVNNLSVYLTKSKKGVLKQGRIGIVAKGCDMRALAGLMGESQIKREDLFIIAVDCAGVYGSGAERSETVTEANIARKCLECSVHHPEGADFVAGSATDLSGLTPLEAEEMARIEALPQAERWAFWKEHFSRCIRCMACRQVCPFCYCEQCLCDKNRPQAVESSPRPAGNTAWHIVRAMHLAGRCGGCAECERVCPMDIPLNLLNRRMAKELKELYDYEAGLAPAEKGPLTQYREDDDQSFIK, from the coding sequence ATGAACGCTAAAGCCAACAAAAACCAGGGGAGCTGCATCGAGCCGTCCTATTACCAGGCGGTCACCAAGGCGATCCGCACACAGGCAGTGCAGATCCTTAAGGAGGGAACCGTGGCAGGCTTGGTCGGATACCTTCCCGGCCGCCGCAAGGGGACTGCCCGCCCCGCCCTGATCACCACGCCGGAGGAAGCGGAAAAGCTCATCTTCTCGCCGGCCTGCGTCAACAACCTCTCGGTTTACCTGACCAAGTCGAAGAAAGGGGTGCTGAAGCAGGGACGGATCGGCATCGTCGCGAAGGGTTGCGACATGCGCGCGTTAGCCGGGCTGATGGGGGAATCCCAGATCAAGAGGGAGGACCTTTTCATCATCGCCGTCGACTGCGCCGGGGTCTACGGCTCCGGGGCAGAGCGCAGCGAAACGGTGACCGAGGCGAACATCGCGAGGAAATGCCTGGAGTGCTCCGTTCATCACCCGGAGGGGGCGGATTTCGTGGCTGGCTCCGCCACTGATCTTTCCGGCCTGACCCCGCTGGAGGCCGAGGAGATGGCGCGCATCGAGGCGCTGCCGCAGGCTGAGCGCTGGGCTTTTTGGAAAGAACACTTCTCCCGCTGCATACGGTGCATGGCCTGCCGGCAGGTCTGTCCCTTTTGCTACTGCGAGCAGTGCCTGTGCGACAAGAACCGCCCCCAGGCGGTGGAGAGTTCCCCAAGGCCCGCCGGCAACACCGCCTGGCATATCGTGCGCGCCATGCATCTGGCGGGGCGCTGCGGCGGTTGTGCCGAGTGCGAGCGCGTCTGCCCCATGGACATCCCGCTGAACCTTTTGAACCGACGCATGGCGAAGGAACTGAAGGAGCTCTACGACTACGAGGCAGGCCTCGCGCCCGCCGAGAAGGGGCCGCTCACCCAGTACCGGGAGGACGACGACCAGTCGTTCATCAAATAG
- a CDS encoding CoB--CoM heterodisulfide reductase iron-sulfur subunit A family protein: MSRIGVFVCHCGENISRTVDVEQVARAAGEIPGVAYACDYKYMCSDPGQNLLKKAVAEHKLDGVVVAACSPRMHEKTFRKAASAAGLNPYLCDMANIREHCSWVHEDKKLATAKAADIVKLMVERVKKGKSLAPITVPVTKRALVIGGGIAGIQAALDIADAGHQVMLVEREPSIGGHMAQLSETFPTLDCSQCIMTPKMVDVANHPNITLHTFSEVEKVEGYIGNFQVTLKHKARSVDESKCTGCGICMTKCPKKKIPNEFDQGHGMRTAIYVPFPQAVPNTPVIDRENCTMFQSGKCGVCAKVCGPGAVDYQQEDRFSVESVGAVVVATGFKLYSIDRKPEGSPIQGYGEFGYGTIPDVIDGLTFERLASASGPTGGKILRPSDGKEPKQVVFIQCVGSRAREKGISYCSKVCCMYTAKHTMLYHHKVHDGQAYVFFMDARTPGKGYDEFWRRAVEEEEAVYIRGMVSRMYQKGEKIVVMGSDIQVGVQVEIEADLVVLATAVQAQDGADLLAQKLGISYDKYNFYSEAHAKLKPVECATAGIYLAGACQGPKDIPDTVSQASAAAAKVMTLFSKDQLERDPVVAKVNEKYCVGCLACKKVCPYGAVEEKEIRDRQGNLVKVVAYVNPGVCGGCGTCQATCPSKSVELDGYTDEQIMAMIESL, translated from the coding sequence ATGTCCAGAATCGGTGTTTTTGTGTGCCACTGCGGCGAGAATATCTCCCGCACGGTCGATGTGGAGCAGGTGGCGAGAGCCGCCGGGGAGATCCCCGGCGTAGCCTACGCCTGCGATTACAAGTACATGTGTTCCGACCCGGGGCAGAACCTTTTGAAGAAGGCGGTCGCCGAGCACAAGCTGGACGGCGTGGTCGTGGCGGCGTGCAGCCCGCGCATGCACGAGAAGACCTTCAGGAAGGCGGCATCGGCGGCCGGCCTCAACCCTTACCTCTGCGACATGGCCAACATCCGGGAGCACTGCTCCTGGGTCCACGAGGACAAGAAGCTCGCGACGGCGAAGGCCGCCGACATCGTGAAGCTCATGGTGGAGCGGGTGAAAAAGGGGAAGTCGCTGGCGCCGATCACCGTGCCGGTCACCAAGCGCGCCCTGGTCATCGGCGGCGGTATCGCCGGGATCCAGGCGGCGCTCGACATCGCGGACGCAGGGCACCAGGTGATGCTGGTCGAGCGCGAGCCCTCCATCGGCGGCCACATGGCACAGCTCTCGGAGACTTTCCCGACGCTCGACTGCTCGCAGTGCATCATGACCCCTAAGATGGTCGACGTCGCCAACCACCCGAACATCACCCTGCACACCTTTTCCGAGGTCGAGAAGGTCGAGGGGTACATCGGGAACTTCCAGGTGACGCTCAAGCACAAGGCGCGCTCGGTGGATGAGTCCAAGTGCACCGGCTGCGGCATCTGCATGACCAAGTGCCCGAAGAAGAAGATCCCCAATGAGTTCGACCAGGGGCACGGGATGCGCACCGCCATCTACGTCCCCTTCCCGCAGGCTGTACCCAACACCCCGGTCATCGACCGCGAGAACTGCACCATGTTCCAAAGCGGCAAGTGCGGCGTCTGCGCCAAGGTCTGCGGCCCCGGAGCGGTCGACTACCAGCAGGAGGATCGCTTCTCCGTTGAATCCGTGGGCGCCGTCGTCGTCGCCACCGGGTTCAAGCTCTACTCCATCGACAGAAAGCCCGAGGGGAGCCCCATCCAGGGTTACGGCGAGTTCGGCTACGGCACGATCCCCGACGTCATCGACGGGCTCACCTTCGAGCGTCTCGCCTCCGCCTCCGGCCCCACCGGCGGCAAGATCCTGAGGCCGTCCGACGGCAAGGAACCGAAGCAGGTCGTGTTCATCCAGTGCGTCGGCTCGCGCGCCAGGGAGAAAGGGATCTCCTACTGCTCCAAGGTCTGCTGCATGTACACGGCGAAGCACACTATGCTCTACCACCACAAGGTGCACGACGGCCAGGCGTACGTCTTCTTCATGGACGCGAGGACCCCGGGCAAGGGATACGACGAGTTCTGGAGGCGCGCCGTCGAGGAAGAAGAGGCGGTCTACATCAGGGGGATGGTCTCCCGCATGTACCAGAAGGGCGAGAAGATCGTGGTGATGGGGAGCGACATCCAGGTCGGCGTGCAGGTGGAAATCGAAGCCGACCTCGTGGTCCTCGCCACCGCGGTGCAGGCCCAGGACGGCGCCGACCTCCTGGCCCAGAAGCTCGGCATCTCCTACGACAAGTACAACTTCTACTCCGAGGCCCACGCGAAGCTAAAGCCGGTTGAGTGCGCCACCGCCGGGATCTACCTGGCCGGCGCGTGCCAGGGGCCGAAGGATATTCCGGACACGGTGTCCCAGGCCTCCGCCGCCGCGGCCAAGGTGATGACCCTCTTCTCCAAGGACCAGCTGGAGCGCGACCCGGTGGTCGCCAAGGTCAACGAGAAGTACTGCGTCGGCTGTCTCGCCTGCAAGAAGGTCTGTCCCTACGGTGCGGTCGAGGAGAAGGAGATCAGGGACCGTCAGGGGAACCTGGTCAAGGTGGTAGCGTACGTGAATCCTGGCGTCTGCGGCGGTTGCGGCACCTGCCAGGCCACCTGTCCGTCCAAGAGCGTCGAGCTCGACGGCTACACCGACGAGCAGATCATGGCGATGATCGAATCGCTGTAA
- a CDS encoding CoB--CoM heterodisulfide reductase iron-sulfur subunit B family protein: MTPGKKRLNYSYYPGCSLHASGREYDISTRALFKALNVGLKEVPDWFCCGATPAHNVDELLSLSLCAKNLSLAEQVEGDLAVACAACFSRLKTTQHHLKEDEERRKQVETAIAGPAALDKPVKHILEILAREFGLSKLEESVKKPLLGLKVASYYGCLLTRPPEVPELDDCEDPSIMEDILRALGAEPVQWSHRMECCGANFTLSRPGVVLKLSNAILESARRAGADCIMVACPLCHGNLDIRQKEIKDAYGAPDSTLFGNIFGSELQQGASSDQRDLPVFYITQLAALAMGVPSGNLGFESVITDPKPLLREKQLL, translated from the coding sequence GTGACACCTGGCAAGAAACGGCTCAATTATTCCTACTACCCCGGCTGCTCGCTGCATGCCTCGGGGCGCGAATACGACATCTCCACCCGGGCGCTTTTCAAGGCGCTGAACGTAGGGCTGAAGGAGGTGCCGGACTGGTTCTGCTGCGGCGCCACGCCGGCCCACAACGTGGACGAGCTTTTGTCGCTTTCCCTTTGCGCCAAGAACCTCTCCCTCGCGGAGCAGGTCGAGGGGGACCTCGCCGTCGCCTGCGCTGCCTGCTTCTCGCGGCTTAAGACCACGCAGCACCACCTGAAAGAGGACGAGGAGAGAAGAAAGCAGGTGGAAACCGCCATCGCGGGCCCTGCCGCCCTCGACAAGCCGGTCAAGCACATCCTGGAGATCCTGGCGCGTGAATTCGGCCTCTCCAAGCTGGAGGAGAGCGTCAAGAAGCCGCTGCTCGGGCTGAAGGTCGCCAGCTACTACGGCTGCCTCCTGACCCGCCCCCCCGAAGTTCCGGAGCTAGACGACTGCGAGGACCCGAGCATCATGGAGGACATACTGCGAGCGCTCGGCGCCGAGCCGGTCCAGTGGTCGCACCGGATGGAGTGCTGCGGCGCCAACTTCACCCTGTCGCGCCCAGGCGTGGTGCTGAAGCTCTCCAACGCCATCCTGGAATCGGCGCGCCGGGCCGGGGCCGACTGCATCATGGTCGCCTGCCCGCTTTGCCACGGCAACCTGGACATCAGGCAGAAGGAGATCAAGGACGCTTACGGCGCTCCGGACTCCACGCTTTTCGGCAACATCTTCGGCTCCGAACTGCAGCAAGGCGCGTCCAGCGACCAGCGCGACCTGCCGGTCTTCTACATCACGCAGCTCGCCGCCCTCGCCATGGGGGTCCCCTCCGGGAACCTCGGCTTCGAGAGCGTCATCACCGACCCGAAGCCGCTTTTGAGAGAGAAACAACTGCTGTAG